One region of Juglans microcarpa x Juglans regia isolate MS1-56 chromosome 7S, Jm3101_v1.0, whole genome shotgun sequence genomic DNA includes:
- the LOC121240901 gene encoding S-protein homolog 3-like: MIMMRSKVHDDVLLLMLLQLVFFVTTFDMVAGYDRVHVRISNELDLGIDLKLHCKSRDNDLGEHLLHYNNSYYEFSFRPRYFGSTLFYCSFRWNTDGCSKLYWFDIYDYHRDGTRCSECYWKALLTGPCMLNPDDNQHDLCYSWNY; the protein is encoded by the coding sequence atgatcatgatgagaTCAAAAGTTCATGATGATGTTCTGCTTCTGATGCTGCTGCAGCTTGTGTTCTTTGTAACTACATTTGATATGGTTGCAGGATATGACCGAGTGCATGTGAGAATCTCTAATGAATTGGATTTGGGTATTGATCTTAAACTTCATTGCAAATCTCGGGATAACGATCTTGGCGAGCATCTACTACACTACAACAATAGCTACTACGAATTCAGCTTTAGGCCGAGATATTTTGGGAGCACACTGTTCTATTGCAGTTTTAGGTGGAATACCGATGGGTGTTCTAAACTGTATTGGTTCGACATCTACGACTATCATAGAGACGGAACTCGTTGCAGTGAATGTTATTGGAAAGCTCTTCTAACTGGTCCATGCATGCTAAACCCAGATGATAATCAGCATGATCTTTGCTATAGCTGGAATTATTGA